CCAAGCAGCTGCTGGATTTCCCGTGGGCGAAGATGCTCGCGAGCGACGTGGAAGGGCAGGTCGAATTGAAAGACGCGCGGGCGACGTATACGTGGTTGGCCCGCTATGTGGGCGATGAGCCCATCGTCTATCTCGTCCGGGACGTGCCCCAGAGTTAGGCCTTCATCACTGAATATGCGCTGCGATCCATCCTGAGGAGGACGCCATGCCTGAAGTCAATGTTACCGAACACCTGCTGCTCAATCAGAAAAAATCGCCCATGGCGCGTGGTCAGTTCACGCACCTGCTCAATCAGCTCATCCTCTCCTTTAAGATCATCTCGCGCGAGGTGACCAAGGCCGGCCTCGTCGACGTGCTCGGGTTCACCGGCGAGATCAACGTGCAGGGCGAGGAGGTCAAGAAGCTGGACGAGTACTCGAACAACGTGCTCATCCACCGCATGTCCCGCGCGGGCGTCATCTGCGCCATGTCCTCGGAGGAGAACGAGGGGATCATTGAGATTCCGGCCGGTTTCCCCACGGGCGACTACGTGCTGATCTTCGACCCGCTGGACGGCTCCTCCAACATCGAGGCCAACATCAACATCGGGACGATCTTCTCGGTCTACCGCCGCAAGACGCCCTCGGAGCAGCCCGCCACCCTGGAAGACCTCCTGCAGCAGGGCGTGAACCAGGTGGCCGCCGGCTACTGCCTGTACGGCTCCTCGACCATGATGGTCATGACCACGGGCAGCGGCGTGCACGGTTTCACCCTGGACCCGAGCGTGGGCGAGTTTCTGCTTTCGCACCCGGACATCAAGATTCCGGAGCGCGGCTCCATCTACAGCATCAACGAGGGATACACGCGCTACTGGGATGCGGCCACGCGCGAGGTTGTGGACTACTTCAAGGAGATCGACAACGAGCGCAAGAGCCCCTACAGCTCGCGCTACATCGGCTCCCTGGTGGCCGACTTCCACCGCACGCTGCTCTACGGCGGCGTCTTCCTCTACCCCGCGGACATGCGCGATCCCAAGAAGCCCAAGGGCAAGCTGCGCCTGATGTCCGAGGCCAATCCGCTTTCCTTCGTCGCCGAGCAGGCCTGGGGCCTGGCCACGGACGGCGTGCACCGCATACTGGACATCCAGCCCACCGCGCTGCACCAGCGGGTGCCGCTGATCATCGGCTCGCCCCTCGAGGTCGAGAAGGTGCGCGAGATCTATCGCAAGCACGGGTATTGATGCCGGTCCTGGGAATCGAGACTTCCTGCGACGAGACCGGACTGGCGCTCGTCGAACAGGGCAGGGTGCGTGCCGAACGCCTGGCTTCCCAGGCCGACATGCACTCCCTGTTCGGCGGCGTCGTGCCGGAGCTCGCCTCGCGCGAGCACATGCGCGTCATCGAGCCCCTGTACGAGGCGCTCATGGCCGATGCGGGACTCCGCGCGTCCGACCTCTCGGGCATCGCCGTGGCGCGCGGTCCGGGGCTGCTCGGCAGCCTGCTCGTGGGGCTCGGCTTCGCCAAGGGACTGGCCCTCGCCCTGGACCTGCCGCTGGTCGGCGTCAACCATCTGCACGCCCACCTGCTCGCCGCCGGCATAGAGCGGCCCATCTCCTTTCCCGGCCTCGGTCTCCTCGTCTCGGGCGGGCACACGCACCTGTACCGCATGGAATCCCCCACCCGCTTCAGGCTGCTCGGCCGCACGCTGGACGACGCGGCGGGCGAGGCCTTCGACAAGGCGGCCAAGGCGGCCAACCTGCCGTATCCAGGGGGGAAGTACGTGGACGAGCTCTCGCGGGACGCGAAGCCTGTGCCGGGGCTCTTCCCGAAGCCCTACGTCGATAACGACAACCTCGATTTCAGCTTCAGCGGGCTCAAGACGGCCTTCGCCCAGCTCATCGAGAAGCGCCCGCATCTGCGGCTGCCGCGCCTTGCGGCCGGAGTGGCGGAGGAGGGCGGACTCGGCGTGCCCTCGGCGATACGCGACGAGCTCGGCGCGGTGCTGGCCTCGCTCTCGCACAGCATCGCCGAGACGCTGCGCATCAAGACCGAGCGGGCGCTGGACCGCATGCCCGACGCCTCCTGCCTGGTCATGGCCGGCGGAGTGGCTGCCAACGGCATGCTGCGCAAGACCATGGCGGACATGGCCGAGCGCCGGGGCATCGACTTCCTGGTTCCGGGCAGGGAGCTGTGTACTGACAATGCCTCCATGATCGCGTATGCTGGCGAACGGCTGTTTGCGGCCGGTCTCCGCCACGACCTGATGCTGGACGCTATCGCGCGCGGTCGTCCGGTTCCGGACGACTACCGCCGCGTACCCGAAAATCCTTGACGGACGCGGGCGGAACCGCGATTCTCGCCAGGTTGACAATGGGCATCCGGGGCTTATAGTTTACGACCATTGCGCTCCCGGCGCGCAGCCCGCCATGCGGCGCGGCGCGCGGTCGCCGGGGCGATCGCACCAGAAAGCAAAAAGGAGAGTAGAGCATGGCTATTCAGGTGACCGACAGCAACTTCGAGGCTGAAGTGCTGCAGTGCGACCTTCCCGTTCTGGTGGATTTCTGGGCACCCTGGTGCGGCCCGTGTCGTGCCCTTGGCCCCGTCATCGAGGAGCTGGCCGGCGAGTACACCGGTCAGGTCAAGATCGTGAAGATGAACGTGGACGAGAACCCGAACACCCCGAGCAAGTACGGCATCCGCGCCATTCCCACCCTGATCCTGTTCAAGGGCGGCGAGGTCCTGGACCAGGTCACCGGTGCCGTCTCCAAGTCCAGCATCAAGGAAATGATCAGCCAGAAAGCGCTGTAATCCATGAAGACCTTCGACGCCGTGGTTATCGGGGGCGGTCCGGCCGGCATGACGGCCGCCCTCTATTTGCTGCGTTCCCACCTCAATGTCGCCCTGGTCGAGAAGCTCTCGACCGGCGGGCAGATGCTCATGACCGAGCGCATCGACAACTACCCCGGGTTCCCCGAAGGAATCGAGGCCTGGGAGCTTGCCGACCGCATGGCCGCTCAGGTCAAGAGCTGGGAACACGAGGAATCCGCCCGCTTCAATGACGAGGTCAAGGCCATCGAACCCGGCGAGGAACTGCACAAGGTGCTCGTGGGCGACGAATGGATAGCGGGCAGGGTCGTGCTCATCTGTTCCGGAGCCCAGTACCGGCGCCTCGGGCTGCCCGGCGAGAAGGAACTGACCGGCCGCGGCGTGTCGTACTGCGCCTTGTGCGACGGAAACTTCTTCAGGGACAAGGAAGTCGCCGTCATCGGCGGCGGCAATTCCGCCCTGGAGGAGGCGCTGTACCTTGCCCGTCTGGTCAAGAAGCTGCACCTCATCCATCGCCGCGACGACTTCCGGGCCACGAAGTGCTACCAGAACAAGTGCTTCGTGAACCCCAAGATGCAGATACTGCGCAGTTCGGTCGTGCTGCGCATCCTCGGCGAGACCGAGGTCACGGGAATAACCCTCCAGGACCTCAAGAACGGCGAGATCCGCGACATCCCCCTGGACGGCGTGTTCATCTTCGTCGGCTTCGAGCCGCAGGGGAGCGCCTTCTTCCCGGAGAGTCTGCAGAAGGACGGCCACGGCTTCCTCATCACCGACCAGGAAATGCGCACCAACATTCCCGGCATCTACGCCGCCGGCGACATCCGCTCCAAGACCTGCCGCCAGGTCGCGTCCGCCGTGGGCGACGGAGCAGTGGCTGCGCACAATATGATGTCCTATCTGGAACACCATGGTAAATAAGCATACTATCCGCGCCGCAGCGCTTCTCTGCCTGGTCCTTCTGCTTTCGGGCTGCGCCTTGATAGACAGGTACTTCATGGAGGCGCCTGCGGATACGGCGCAGGAGCTGTACGAAAACGGCAACGAGGCCATGCAGAACAAGAAGTACGAGGATGCGGCCGACTACTTCCAGAAGCTCAAGGACCGCTATCCTTTCAGCCCCTATACCCTGCAGGCCGAGCTTTCCCTCGGCGACGCGTGGTTCCTGGCCGAAAAGTACGGAGAAGCCTCAGCCGCGTACAAGGAATACGAGTCGCTGCATCCGCGCAGCGAGCATATTCCCTACGTGCTCTTCCAGGTCGGGGTGAGCGACTACAAGCAGTTCGCCTCCATCGACAGGCCTCAGACGAACATCAACGAGGCCTTGGAATACTTCTACCGCCTCAAGGAAGAGCACCCGGACACCAAGTACGCCAAGGAATCCGACTATTACATCGACAAGTGCCGCCGCTTCCTGGCGGACCACGAGCTGTACGTCGCGGATTTCTACTGGAAGAACGAACAGTATGGCCCGGCCTGGAACCGCTACGAATTCGTCTCGCAGAACTTCAAGGATCTTCCGGACATCGTGCAGTACGCCCAGAAGATGTCCCAGCTCGCCTATTTCGAGTATCAGAAGAACCGCTCCGAAAACGAGCGGGCCAAGGAGCACGGGAGCTGGAAGCAGTGGTTCGACTGGCTGTGATCCTTCACACGATCTGACGACGGCGGTTCCTTCCTGGGGGCCGCCGCTTTTTTGCCCATGAACTACGAGATACTCACTCCACTTGAGCGTTGCGCGCTCCCGGACGGGGTCTTCGCCGCCGCCTACGACGTGGTCGACGAGGCCGACAAGGCGGCGTTCAAACGCTGCATCGCCGCCCAGTACGCCCTTTTCCCCCCGGCGGAATCCGCCCGTTTCGAGGTCGTCGAGCGACGAGCGGGATTTGCGACCTTCAGGGCCGCCTGGCCCCTGGACTGGGTCTGCATCCTACTGCCCGCGACCCCGGTCTCTCCGCTCAAGCTCCTGGCCGCGTTGCTTCCGGCCCGCACGAGCGGGGCACGGGCGGTTGCCGTGGTCAGGCCCGAGCATGCGGTATGGGAAGACGGAGTCCTGGCGGCTCTGGAACTGGCGGGGCAGGAGGACGTCTTTGCGGCCTCTCCTGCTGTCTGGAAGCGGCAGTGTGCGACTCTCGGCAAGGCTGGCGGGGCGGGCCTGTCCATGCTTCTCGGGACCGGGAACGATGCAGGGGAGGGGCTCGAGCCGCCTTCCGGAGGCCGACTCTGGCTGGCCCCGGCCAGCCGATCCCTGGGGGTGTTCTGCGAGAACAAGGAAGCCTTCGACCTCGCGTCCTTGGCTCGCCTGCATCCCGATTCGACCATCACCGCCTTCGGCACTCCGAAAAGGACCAAGGGCGTCACATGCCGCGCGGGCTCCTGGGAGGATTTCGTGGGTCGGGACTTCGACGCCGCCTACGTGCCCGCCGAACTGCTGGAAGAGGCGCTCTCGCGCTTCTCCCTGGCCTTCGGCACGGGAGGGGAAGCCCACTGGCTCTGGCCGGGCCTGACGGCCGCAACTTTCACGCACTCCCGCCTGGGACTGAAGGACGGGTAGCACCATGGCCAAGGCCCCGCTGGACTTGGTGCGCAAGCTGCGCAATATCGGCATCATCGCCCACATCGACGCGGGCAAGACGACCCTTACCGAGCGCATTCTTTTCTACAGCGGGCGCATCCACCGCATGGGCGAGGTCCACGAAGGCACGGCCACCATGGACTACATGCCCGAGGAGCAGGAGCGGGGCATCACCATCACCTCGGCCTGCACCTACTGCCAGTGGGGCGACACGCGCATCAACATCATCGACACCCCGGGCCACGTCGATTTCACCATCGAAGTCGAGCGCGCCCTGCGCGTGCTCGACGGCGCCGTGGGCGTGTTCTGTGCCGTGTCCGGCGTGGAGCCCCAGAGCGAGACCGTCTGGCGCCAGTCGCAGAAATACCACGTGCCCAAACTCGCCTTCGTGAACAAGATGGACCGGCTGGGCGCGGACTTCGCCGCCGTGCTCGAGGCCATGCGGGAGAAGCTGGGCGCCAAGCCCCTGCCGCTTTCCGTGCCGCACGGGGAAGGGCAGGACTTCAGCGGTGTCTTCGACCTGGTGGACCGGCAGCACCTCTCCTTCGGCGCGGACGACCAGGGAGCCACCGTGGAGCGCCGCGCGCCGAGCGAGGAGGAAGAGGCCTTTCTGGCCCCATGGCGCGAGCGCATGCTCGAGACCCTGGCCGAGGAGGACGAGGAGTTCCTGGAACTCTATCTGTCCGGCGAGGACGTTTCCGCCGAGGCGGTGCGGGCGGCCGTACGCCGGGCCACCCTGTCCCTCAAGCTGACGCCTGTCCTGTGCGGATCCGCTTTGCGCAACTCCGGAGTGCAGCCGGTTCTCGACGCCGTGCGCGACTACCTGCCGAGTCCGCTGGACGTGCCCCCCGTACAGGCCCTGGATCCCCTCGCCCGCGAGAAGGTCGGCCTGTCCACGGACGCCTCCGGCCCCCTTGCCGCCCTGGCCTTCAAGGTCAGCATGGAGAGCGGGCGCAAGCACGTCTATCTGAGGCTCTACTCCGGGCGGCTCGAGGCCGGACAGGAGGTCTACAACGCCACCCAGGACAAGGACGAGCGCGCCGCGCGTCTCTTCCGCATGCACGCGGATCGCAAGGAGAAGCTCGACGAGGCCGTGGCGGGCGACATCGTGGCCGTGGCCGGACTGCGTTTCGCCCGCACAGGCGACACCATCTGCCTGCGCGGCGCTCCCCTGGTCCTCGAACGCATCTCCACCTACACCCCGGTCATTTCGCTGGCGCTCGAGCCGCGCAACTCCGAAGAAGGCGACAAGCTGCTCGAGGCCCTGAACCATTTCCTGCTCGAAGACCCGACCCTGCACGTTGCCCACGACGAGGAGACGGGACAACTCGTCCTTTCCGGCATGGGCGAGCTGCACCTTGAAGTGATGCTTGAACGTTTGGGCCGCGAATACGGACTCAAGCCTCGCGCGGGCAGGCCCCAGGTGGTGCGCCAGGAGACCGTCTCCAGGACGGCCGGGGCGGAATCCGAGTTCGACAAGATGCTCGGCGACGCCGCCCATTACGGATTCGTCGTGCTCTCGGTCGAGCCGCGGAGCCGGGGCAAGGGACAGGACATCGTTTTCGAGTTCGACCAGACGCTGTGGCCCGAGGCCTTCACGACGGCAGTGGCCGAAGGGCTCTCGGACGGGCTGCAGAGCGGCACCCAGGGCAACCCTGTCTGCGACGTGCGCGTGCGCGTGCGCGAGATGCGCGGCAAGGACAAGCGGGAGAGCGCCGTGGGCTTCCGCCTGGCCGCGTCCATGGCCCTCAGGGAGGCGCTGGCCAAGGCCGGTCCCGTGGCGCTCGAGCCGATCATGAAGGTCGAGGTGGCCGTGCCCGGCGAGTTCGTGGGCGACGTCATCGGGCTTTTCGGCAGCAAGGGCGCCAAGATCGAGAACATGTACGACCATGCCGGCCAGAAGGTGGTCCAGGCCTTGGCGCCGCTTTCGGGTCTTTTCGGCTTTTCCACGGCCCTGCGCTCGGCCACGCAGGGTAGGGCGGGCATGGTCATGAGCTTCGAGCGTTTCGACGTGCTGGGGTGAGATGAACGGGAACCGCGTGCGCGAGCGCGCCTGGTGGCAACGCCTGCAGCGCAGGGCCAGGCTCCTCCGGCTTCAGGTCCTGCGCGTCAGGGCCGAGCCCGAGGTCGTGGCGAGGGGGGTGGCCTGCGGCATCTTCGCCGGTTGGCTGCCGGCGATTCCCCTTTTTCCTCTGCAGATCGTCACCGCGCTGGTCCTCTCCTTCCTCGTGCGCGGCAGCAAGATAGCGGCCTTCGCCGCCACCTGGATATCCAACCCCCTCAACTGGGTCGTCTTCTACCTCATCGACTTCAAGGTCGGCAGCCTCTTCTCGCCCTTCGGGGAACTGGACCTGAACGTCCGCTTCGACGACCTCCATGCGGCGGCCGTGCAGCTCGCCGACGTGAGCTGGAAGGGGCTGGTCGTGATGGGCATCGGCGGGACCATGATCGGCGTGCCCTGCGCCATCCTCTCCTACTTCGTCGCCCTGCCGCTGATCCGCGGCTACCGCAAGCGCAGGACCCTGCGCATCCTGCGCAAGAAGACCAGCGTGTGAGCGGAGTCCGGCCTCTTTTTCCGTCTCGCCTTGCCCTGACGCGCGGAGACGTCTACTATGGGTAATGGAATTACCCAGGTGATCGACGGCCGCAAAAGGGAGGTGGCGATGCAGAATTCTTTCTCGGTCCGGCTGGTGGTGGTGTCGAACCGCCTGCCCGTGTCCCTGGCGCGGGATGACAAGGGCTGGACGGTGAAGGCCGGGGCAGGGGGGTTGGTCACGGCACTGGCTCCGGTGCTCATGAACCGTGGCGGGCTTTGGATAGGCTGGGCCGGGGCAGCGGCGGACGCCGACCTGAAGAAGCTCCTCGGCGACTTCTCCCAGGACGCCGGATACGACCTGCACCCCGTGTTCCTGAGCCAGGAGGAGATCGGCGACTACTACCACGGCTTCTCGAACGAGATCATCTGGCCCCTGTTCCACGATTTTCAGGCGCGCTGCAACTTCAAGCCCGCCTACTGGCGCAGCTATCTCGACGTGAACCTGCGTTTCGCCGAGGTCACGGCGCGCCACAGCCGCGACTCGGACTACATCTGGGTGCACGACTACCACCTCATGCACCTGGCCTTCATGCTGCGCAACATGGGCGTGGAGCGCAACTGCGGCTTCTTCCTGCACATTCCTTTTCCCTCCCCGGACATCTTCCTCAAGCTTCCCTGGAGGGACAAGATCATCCGGGCGCTTCTGGAGTACGATCTCGTCGGCTTCCAGACGCACCGTGACCGCCGCAACTTCGTGGAGTGCATGGAGGCGCTCGTTCCCGACGCGCGCCACAGCGGCCGGGGCAACATCGTCTCCATTTCCTGGAAGAACCGCACCATCCGGGCGGGCTCGTTTCCCATCAGCATCGACTTCAACAGCTTCGCCTCCATGGCCGCGGCCAAGGACGTGGTCAAGTCCGCGGAGGAGATCCGTGAGGCCCTGCGGCACAGGAAGATCATCCTGGGCGTGGACCGCCTGGATTACACCAAGGGCATACCGGAGCGCCTGGAGTCCATCCGTCAGCTCTTCCTTTCCTACCCCGACCTGTGCGAGAAGCTGACCTTCGTGCAGATCGCCGTACCGAGCAGGGAGGTCATCCCGGAATATCTGGCCCTGAAGACGGAGATCGAGCAGCTCGTGGGCGAGATCAACGGCCAGTTCACCCGGCCCGGATGGATTCCCATCCACTACCAGTACCGCAGCCTGCCGCGCCGCGAGCTGGTGGCCTACTACCGGGCCGCGGACATGGCCCTGGTCACGCCGCTGCGCGACGGCATGAACCTCGTGGCCAAGGAATACTGTGCCGCCAACGTCACCCAGAGCGGCATGCTCTTTCTCTCCGAGTTCGCCGGGGCCGCCGCCCAGCTGCAGAAAGTCGGCGCCACCCTCGTCAATCCCCACGACGTCGAGGGCGTGGCCCGGGCGATCCAGCGGGGATTCTACCTGGACACGCGGGAGCGCCACTCGCGCATGGCCAAGCTCAGGGACTCGATTAGACGCAACAACATCTTCTGGTGGGTCGACTCCTTCCTGCAGGCCGCCTTCGCCCGGCAGCTCGACGACTTCCCGCAGGATACGGTGGACTTTCGGACCAGCACCTATGAGTGATTCATGACCGACTCCCCCTCCCGGCCCGAATACGCGCGGGCCAAGCGCAGCCTGGGCCAGAACTTCCTCGTGGACACGAACATGGCCCGGCGCATCGTCGCGTCCGCCGGTCCGTTCGACGGGGCCGACGCACCTGCGGTGCTCGAGATAGGCCCCGGCCACGGCGCGCTCACCGGGCTTCTCCTCGAGGCCGGGGCGGAGCGGGTCATGGTACTCGAGAAGGACCGCGAGCTCGCCCGAGCGCTCAAGGCGCGCCTGCCCCGGGTCGGCGTGATCATGGGAGACGGCCTCACCTTCGGCTGGGAAGGGCTCTCCGGCCTGCCGGGCCTGCGTCTCATCGGCAATCTGCCCTACAACGTGGCCTCGCCCATGCTCTGGGAGATCGTCTCCCGGGCCAGGGGGTGGAGCAGGGCGGTCTTCATGGTCCAGTACGAGGTCGGCAGGCGCATCGTGGCCCGACCGGGCTGCGGGGAATACGGCGCCCTGTCCGTCTGGCTGCAGGCCTTCTCCACGCCGAGGCTTCTTTTCAAGGTCCCGCCGCATGTTTTTCGGCCGCAGCCGAAAATAGATTCTGCGGTACTCGAGTTCGTGCCGCGGCCGCCGGAAGAGTGGCCCGCATCTCCGAAAAGTCTCGCGAACATCCTTTCGTTGTGCTTCCAGAAACGACGTAAGCAGTTGAAATCAATACTTAAAAAATACTTCGACGATGCCCTGGCGAGCGACTTCGAGGCCCGGGGGATATCCCCTCAAGCGCGCCCCGAAGAGCTTGCGACACACCAGTTTGTCTGGCTAGGTGAGCGCATTTTCTCGCATTTCCTCCTTGACTTGGTCGAAAAAATTTAGTCTAGCAGCGGCAAATGGTGTCGGAAGCCGCATGAAAAGTGATTTTCCGGCCCATCCGCTATGGACACGCAATCGCCTTTTGGCTAACGTGCCCAGGCAACGGCAAGGAACGACGGGCGTTCCAAGCCATCCCTTCGGGGGGGACGAAGGGAATATGGCCGAATCCATATACTGGGTCGGCTGCTTAAATTTCGGTCCCGAACGGGACGTGGGTGTGAGACACTTTTAGGCAAAAAAAGGAGAGGAGAGATGACGAAGGCTGAACTGGTTGCCAAGATCGCGGACAAGGCTTCCACCACCAAGGCGAATGCCGAGCGCGCCCTGAACTCTTTTCTGGAGGCCGTCGAGGCCACGCTGGTCAAAGAGGGCAAGCTGACCCTGACCGGTTTCGGCACGTTTGTCGTTGAGGAGCGCAAGGCCCGCACCGGCCGCAACCCCCGCACCGGCAAGGCCATCACCATCCCCGCGACCAAGGTCGTGAAGTTCCGCCCGGGCAAGCTCCTGAAGGACGCCGTGAAGTAGTAGTCGTCAACGCATTTCGGAGGCTTACATGATTCCCGGCGAAACTATCCACAGCCCCCTCCCTTGGGACCTTCCGTGGTGGAGCCCCGACCATTTCGTCTTCTTCGGGGTCCTCTATGCGGTTCTGGCCATCGTCGGTACGGGGCTGGGGCTGGTCGTCCTGAAAAGTCTGTGGGACACCATGCACCCGCACGACAACGGCGGCCACCACTCGTAGTTGTTTTTTTGTATTTCCAGGCGACCCGCGGCAACGCGGGTCGCCTTTTTTTTGTTCCCTGTGCGCAAAAAAGCCCTTGCCATGAAGCGGCATGCGGGTTAGTTAGTTCGTCTTTCCCCGTCAGGGGAGATAGAATACGAGGAGGGGGTGATCCCTTTGCCCGGAGTCATTCTCGACGATAGCGACAACTTCGACATCGCTCTTCGCCGCTTCAAGAAGCAGATCGAAAAGGCGGGCGTGCTGTCCGAGCTCAAGAAGCGTCAGCACTACGAAAAGCCCAGCGTGCAGCGCAAGAAGAAGAAGGCCGCTGCCCGCAAGCGTCTGCTCAAGAAGATGCGCAAGATGAACATGCAGTAAAGCCATGAGTCTGCAGCAGACCATAGAATCCGACTTCATCACGGCCTACAAGGCCAGGCAGGAAATCAGGGTGGCCGTCTTGAGGATGCTCAAGACGGCCCTCAAGAACCGTCAGGTGGAGCTTTTGCGCGAGCTGGGCGACGCGGACGTCCTCGACGTCATCGCCAAGCAGGCCAAGCAGCGCAAGGAGTCCATCGAGCAGTTCGACGCCGCAGGCCGCAAGGACCTTGCTGACCGGGAGCGCGCCGAACTCGAATTTCTCGAAGCCTATCTGCCCCGGCAGCTCTCCGACGAGGAGCTCGCCGCGGCCGTCGATGCCGCCGTCGCCGAAGTTGGTGCCTCCGGCATGAAGGACATGGGTGCCGTCATGAAGGCGCTCATGGCTGCCCATAAGGGCCAGTTCGACGGCGCCAAGGCCAGCGCCGCCGTCCGCTCCAAGCTCTCCTGATAGCGGCCCGGCCGCCGCATCGCCGTTCCATGGAACGCCGTACTTTTCACCTGCTCGAATTCCCCAAAGTGCTTGCCGCGCTGGCGAGCCATGCCGTGTCCGACGACGGACGGGAGCGTTGTCTCGCAACCGTACCCATCGAGGACGACGGCGAGCTCGCGCTGGTCACTGCGCGCACGGCCGAAGTCCAGGCCTGGCAGGCCGAGA
Above is a genomic segment from Desulfovibrio sp. X2 containing:
- the rsmA gene encoding 16S rRNA (adenine(1518)-N(6)/adenine(1519)-N(6))-dimethyltransferase RsmA, which gives rise to MTDSPSRPEYARAKRSLGQNFLVDTNMARRIVASAGPFDGADAPAVLEIGPGHGALTGLLLEAGAERVMVLEKDRELARALKARLPRVGVIMGDGLTFGWEGLSGLPGLRLIGNLPYNVASPMLWEIVSRARGWSRAVFMVQYEVGRRIVARPGCGEYGALSVWLQAFSTPRLLFKVPPHVFRPQPKIDSAVLEFVPRPPEEWPASPKSLANILSLCFQKRRKQLKSILKKYFDDALASDFEARGISPQARPEELATHQFVWLGERIFSHFLLDLVEKI
- a CDS encoding HU family DNA-binding protein, which translates into the protein MTKAELVAKIADKASTTKANAERALNSFLEAVEATLVKEGKLTLTGFGTFVVEERKARTGRNPRTGKAITIPATKVVKFRPGKLLKDAVK
- the rpsU gene encoding 30S ribosomal protein S21 → MPGVILDDSDNFDIALRRFKKQIEKAGVLSELKKRQHYEKPSVQRKKKKAAARKRLLKKMRKMNMQ
- a CDS encoding GatB/YqeY domain-containing protein, which gives rise to MSLQQTIESDFITAYKARQEIRVAVLRMLKTALKNRQVELLRELGDADVLDVIAKQAKQRKESIEQFDAAGRKDLADRERAELEFLEAYLPRQLSDEELAAAVDAAVAEVGASGMKDMGAVMKALMAAHKGQFDGAKASAAVRSKLS